In Planococcus versutus, the DNA window GGAGAATTCGACTACCAAATGCTTCAGCTTGCCATCCGGTTTGCGCTTCCCTTGTCACTCCACCGTCACTTCCGCAGCAAGAGAATAGGAAAAGTCAACGGGCAGATCGAACGGCATCACACGCACCAAATCTCCCTCCTTCAATTCTTCATACGCCTCCACTTTTCCCTTGAAAACCGTGGCATCCGTCAAATGCACTTCCTGGACAGACGAATCGCCCCAAAAGCCAGTTGCCACCATTTCCACAGTAAAACTTGCTTCCGTTTTTTCAGTCACGACACCCTCAATGATTCCTAAAAAGAATGAACTTGACTGGATCAGCAAGGCAACCGCAACGAGCCAGACAAACATTTCGCTCAACATGAAAAGGGATTGCTTCGGGTGCTTGGAAGCTGTCCACTCAAAGTACGCCTCCACTGTATAAGTTAGTATGATAAATACAATGACATAGACGAGCATATAAACAATTGAATTCTCTTCGGCAATGACATAAAATAACGTTGCCACCCCTGCAATCAACAGAATCCCCCGCACAAACCAGTCTACTTTCAAGTGAGTTGCATTCACATAATTATTCGAAAAGAACTTCTTCTTCCGCGGCTCGACCTTCAGCCACTTCTTGAGAACGAATTTGATGATGGCGTTCACTGCGTACACGATGAATAGGAACAGTAATAGCTTAAACCACATATTGCGGCCTCCCTCCACTTACTTTTGCTGAATAATCGAAAGAACTCCTTATGTTGAAAATAGAATGGGAGAACTTCCTTGTTTTTTACTGGATAGAAACAGGAAAACACCTCCACTACCTATAATATTATTTTACCATTTGCGGAGTATTCGGAATATTATTTTTGTGATTTTTCATCATATTTAGTTCTCTCTTCAAACGGTTGTAAAAATATCAGTTCATTTTAATATCCGCTACTTAAAAAACTTGCAACAAACCTCCAGAGAATATGACCGTGCGTAAAAGTACACTTCTCCAAGCAACAAGGGAAGAAACCTTAATCGGGTTCCTTCTCTTCTGCTGACTTTACGATATGTAAAATTAGATTCTTTCAAAAACACGATTTTATAACCATACAGAATAGACTTTTGAATGTATCATTTTTTCTAGCAACCCCATTCTTATCTCTCGCTCTTCGAAGATTACCGAAATAAAGGTTTTGAATGTAAATTAATTACACTTATGTTACATTCAAAATGAGTAGAAAAATCCCTTTGAAGATTAATTTTTTAGAAGAATCGGAACTTTACTGGAAATAAATAGGTATAATAAAGTGCACTATTATTTCTTTAGCGTATGTATGAAAGGTGGAGAAACCAATTGTTCATTTATTTTCTAATAACGTTCGTTGTCATCTTTTTAGTTATTTTAATCATTAATTTTATAGTGAATAAACTTTTAAGAATAACGACCAAGACTCATTGGGTTATGTCTATCGTTGCAAGTTTCGTCTTCACCTTAATTTTCATAGCAATACTTGGCTTATAAACTAAAAATTCAAAGGTTATAAACATTGAAACTGAATGTAACTTACTTAGAGTTATGTTACATTCAAATATAATAAAAAAGAACCCGTAGGCTTCTAGTTATCTTTCACGCAGGAATATTTCCTTTTATGTTATTTTAAAGTAATAACTTGATTATATAAATAAGGGGGAAGTGAAAATGAAAAAATTTGATTGTAAAAATGGTTGGTTTATAGAGATGCACCCGGAAAGTGAAATATATCTTAATTCGAATAAGGTTGCAGTTGTTGATTACGAGAATGCTTTGATTGCAGTTATTCAGTTTGAAGACGATAAGATTGATTTTCTTCATACAAATTATAATTTAAATCCTAAATTATTAATAAACGAAAAAACAATTGTTTTCCCTGATATGCCAGAAGATGAATAATCAATTAACACATATGTGTGCTTAATTTAATTGCGGATAGTAAATTATTTTATAACGTTTTTATGAGAATCACGGTAAAGGCCAAGTGAGGGATGAATTCCCTTGCTTGGCCTTTTTGAATGTAACTTAATTGCTATTAAGTTACATTCAAATCAAACAAAAGATCTAATACGTCTGTATGTAATTCTTGTTGTCTTTCAATTTCGTTCAGTTGTTCTTTTACCTTTTGAAGAGATGTTAACAAGGTATCGGCAGGCACTTTTCCATCCATGGATTCTAGAAGTTGATACGCCATCGCTTGTACTTCAAAGTTTCCAGTTAAAAAATGATGAACAATGGTCTCTAAATGTCCAGTGCAATCGAAGGGTTCCAAAGCGTAAAACAAAGTCCCTTTATTTCCGAGTGTCTTGGGATCATTAATCAAGTCAAACAGAGGAGAGATCGCTTTTTCATTCCCGATATCCCGCAAAGCAATAGCAAGTGCATTTCTTATCCCTGAATTTTCGGTTAAGGTAATGTGTTTTATCAATACGGGGACTGCCTCGTCGTATTGATCAGAGGAAATTTCATTTATTAATCTTTCTACATCATCCACATCATTTTTCTCAAGTGCATTTTCGAGCAGATTGATGTTCATCCTTCTCTCCTCCCTCTCTTTCTAAAAGTGTCTTTAAGCAAATTTGAATGTAACTTAATTCACAATAAGTTACATTCAACTTCAACTTCTGACTATTGCGATTGATTTGCAGGTAATCTGACAATCCATCATGGGAATCACCATTTGAACCTGATAAAGATGAACACCCTCCACTTCAATTCCTGTGATTGATATGGCCTGAAAAAAGAAAGCTGACTCGATAGGGGATTGGGGAACGTATCCTCCTGCCCCTTCTAACCAAGTATTAAAGCTCGCTGAAAAACATTCTTTGAACAAAACGGTATATTCCTTTTCCTCTACTTCATTATCCCTTGAGCCCATATATTTCATCGTTACTAAGTGTTTGCTTTGATCATAGTTTAATTCCTTTAATTCTGAATCTATACAATTTGTATTCCCTAATCTCATTTCAACTTCTTGCCCACTTAGTCGCACCATTTATAACCTCCACTTCCAAACCTCAAATGCTCAATGCTTTAAAACTTCAATTTGAATGTAACTTAACTGCACTTTTGTTACATTTAATAGATTAGAAATTCCGTCATTACTGACTCGATTAGTATGGCTCAAATTATAAGCAGTTTAAGCAACGAAGTCGGTCATCTTGGATTGTCCAACCATACTCCCTAAAGTTCAAATTGGAATGGCAAAAACTACAAACATCTGGCCAGCCTGTCCTTCTCCACTCCGCTAGGACTTCTAGGTCCATTGCATGACAAAATGCCGCCCATTCAAAATTATCCATCCCCAGTAAAAAATTTAGCTCGCCATCTAATTCTCCATCATGAAACTTACCCACTACCGTATTTATAAGCTCGTAAGCTTGATCTCCCGTAATGTCTTTTGTTATGATTTCTGCCAAAATGTCTCTCAATTTTTCCTCCTTCTGTTGTATTGGATTTTCTGTTTCACTGGATTCAAACAACCGTTTTTGCAATGAATCATGTTTTACACCGTTCTTAAACTATACTCAGTAGCAAATGAGAAAGCCAGATTGGGTTGGAAGTATATCCGTTCCCAGAAGGACGCTTACCCAAACAAACGGAAGGGAGTGAAGCTAAGGTTGCGCTTCTTCCCTTCCGATAACCCAGCGAGAATTAAGCTAAATAGCAGGCTATTAACTTTAGCTTTACACCACCTCATGAACAAGAAGAGGAAAACTCCTTTTAAACTAAGGTCAATTGGAATTAAATAAAAGGACTTCTCCTTCGAAGTCCTTTTCGTTATTTCTTAAGGGCAAAAATTTTCCCTACCATCGAAAGACAATGTGTAGCTTTCTTTCGTGCCATTTGAAGTGAGTGAAGCGTTCAGGTAGTTTTCGTGCTCGATTTCTTCCAGGCGCTCTCCCTGTTCGTTCACATAGTAAGCAGCTTCCGTGGTCCCTCCAAAACTGGTAAGGGCCGTTGATGAGGAGGTCCGAAGATTGCCGCCTTTATCAAATGCGATCACCATGACATCCTTGTGCAGTTCCAAGCTTTTCCCGTTCGGCTGGTTAAAGAGAATCGTGTGGCACCCGCTTTGGCCATTCGGGACCAGGTAGATGATTTTGTTGTCCTGGCTTTCCCTTCTTACCCACCAGGTGGTTAGAACAAGCAAGATAACGGAACCTGCCAAAATCCATTTTTTCATCCCCATATCCCCTTCCTTATTCTTTCCTCGATGCGAGTGGGTTTTATTCTGGTTCTTGCACCATATCGTAAGGTGGTATGTTGATTCCTTGATTCTGGATCGTCATGCTGCCGCGGTCCACGATATAGGAAGTCAAATTGGTTCCTTTTTCCGTTCCTTTTTGCCATTTCTCAGAAAAACTCACAAGGTAAACGTCTTTTTCCAGCTGTTTGACAGCCGTAGTTCGCTCCACCAGATAGCCCGCAACCACGCCTTTCCATGTCCCTACTTCATCCGGAAAGTCATCAATTTTCGTATCATCATCTCTAGTGACAAACTCAACCGCCTCCTCTGCTGTCACTGGAGGCAAAGGTGGCGTTGTAAGTTGAAAGTACCCCCACAGCAGCACGAAGGCAGCAAGTGCAGAGATGAAAAATGCTTTGTTTCCTTTGTCCTGCCGCCACTTTCTCAGCAGCCATTTATCGATCACAGCACAAAGGGTGGCAATCAGCATGCCCGCAATGATATAGAATTTAAATGGGAAGAGCACCCCAATGGCGGAACCACTTGCCCCGACAATAAACACATACAACCAGTTGGCCCGTTCAAACCATTCCCGCTGGAATAATTCGACCGTGTAGGATACCAAATTTCCAAAAGTCAGGACAAAGAATCCGACGTAGAAAAAGTAAGTCAACGTCATTCCGTAAAAATGTTCTCCCAGATGGTAGACGATTTCTTCATCAGCATAAATATCCCAGATGCTCCAAGCCATAGCAAAAATAAATGAGGCGAGAAACGTGGCCTTCAATTTTCGAGCGATGAGTTCCCCTGTACTTTCTGTCATCCTGATCCCTCTCTTATTTCTGGCTTCTTTTCTTCATTCTAAGCCTGTTTTCGCCACGTTCTAAGTCTGCTGATTAAGCTTTATAATGCTATATACTTAAACGTTTTCCTAGTCAGAAAGTTTCGTGCATAGCTACTTTATACCTGAGAAGTGTAGTCGATAGAAGTTGAATGAGTAAGGAAAACACGTTCGCAAACCAAAAGAAGAGAAAACCTTTATATAAAGTTCTCCCTTCCGATAAGTATTGATATGTAAACTACTTTTTAACTGTAGAAATTTAAAATTTCAACGTGCAGTTCTTCAAGGGAAAGAGAAGCATCAAGCTTTAAAACCGAGCTCTTTGATAGTTCCATTTGATAAGCATGTTCTGCGTAAGTGCCTGTAATTTCTTTTTCCGTTGCAGTTAAATAAGTCTTGCACCATTCCAAAAAATCATTGGTATTTTCGCCAGTATTCATTTGCGAAAATTGGCTTTTGCGTTCAATTTCTCTCTTTTGTAATCTGTCCATTCGGACTTTTTCGTCTAAGAAGAGGAATACGAGTAAATCTCGATTTCTGAAACCATCTGGACACCATGAAAAAATAGAACCAGAAGCAACATACTCTTTATGTATTTCCATGTCTTTTTGATACATTTTCTTACGTTCTTCTACTGAAAAATTTTCTGTAAAGGAATTATCTTTCCAAAGATAATTATCAGTATCAATCCATTTAATTTTTTCTTTTTCACTGATATATTTACCTAAAGTGCTTTTGCCAGTACCAGAACCCCCGATGATCTGAATTTTCATTGTTTTAGTCCTCCAAAATGTTTTAATATATTTCTCGCAACCCTATACCAAATATTACACTAACCGTCAGAATATTTTTGCTGCGTATTTAAGTTTGCTAAAAATATTTCAAGGATAAAAAGATGAGTCCATATGTTTTTCAAGCGTTCGTAAAAGGAAAATTTCATGAACAAAAAGGAGAAAAGATATGCTACGTATAACCTCTTCTCTCCTTTTCTCTATAAGTCTCTTCCGATAAACTACGATATGTAAACCTAGATCTTTTAAGATTCAAGTTTTAAAACCTTACAGAACAGTATTCTGAATGTATCATTTTTTCAAATGGCATTAGTTCGAAATGATTCCCTTGGAAAGCCAGTAGAATCAAGTAAATGAATGTCACTTAATTTAGATTAAGTGACATTCAAAAACAAAAGATTTTATTCAGTTTAGAAGCCTTCATAAATTGTTATTTTCCATGGTAGCCACATCAAGTCTTCTTCCGCCATTCCCTGTTCAGCGAGCACCTCATTGGTGTAACGGGCAAGAGCTTCTGCCGATTGCAGTTCTGGAAACAAACCGTATTTATTGATTGAAAGGTTTGGATCGAGTGCCAGATAATCCTTGAAAAGATGATTACCCAAGAACGAGAGAAACCGGCCGCCCAGCTCATAGCCTGCAATATCGTACCCTGCGAATATCCCACCGCTGCTAGTTGGTTGTTTTTTTTTCAAGCAGTAGACGACTCCCTCTCCTTCTCCAGTTTCGTCATTGA includes these proteins:
- a CDS encoding DUF6843 domain-containing protein → MKKWILAGSVILLVLTTWWVRRESQDNKIIYLVPNGQSGCHTILFNQPNGKSLELHKDVMVIAFDKGGNLRTSSSTALTSFGGTTEAAYYVNEQGERLEEIEHENYLNASLTSNGTKESYTLSFDGRENFCP
- a CDS encoding HEAT repeat domain-containing protein, with the protein product MNINLLENALEKNDVDDVERLINEISSDQYDEAVPVLIKHITLTENSGIRNALAIALRDIGNEKAISPLFDLINDPKTLGNKGTLFYALEPFDCTGHLETIVHHFLTGNFEVQAMAYQLLESMDGKVPADTLLTSLQKVKEQLNEIERQQELHTDVLDLLFDLNVT
- a CDS encoding DUF4181 domain-containing protein, yielding MWFKLLLFLFIVYAVNAIIKFVLKKWLKVEPRKKKFFSNNYVNATHLKVDWFVRGILLIAGVATLFYVIAEENSIVYMLVYVIVFIILTYTVEAYFEWTASKHPKQSLFMLSEMFVWLVAVALLIQSSSFFLGIIEGVVTEKTEASFTVEMVATGFWGDSSVQEVHLTDATVFKGKVEAYEELKEGDLVRVMPFDLPVDFSYSLAAEVTVE
- a CDS encoding AAA family ATPase; amino-acid sequence: MKIQIIGGSGTGKSTLGKYISEKEKIKWIDTDNYLWKDNSFTENFSVEERKKMYQKDMEIHKEYVASGSIFSWCPDGFRNRDLLVFLFLDEKVRMDRLQKREIERKSQFSQMNTGENTNDFLEWCKTYLTATEKEITGTYAEHAYQMELSKSSVLKLDASLSLEELHVEILNFYS